The DNA sequence AAGGGAATCAGGTTAGCCATGATTGTAATGACTCATATTGCTGCCTCAGAAACATCCAAATCAACATGTCTTAGTCTTCTAATTAATTGGTTTTGAGTTGCTAACGGGACCTCAGACCACTTTGTTCCATAATTCATTACATCAAATCTCTTACTACTAGATTTATATGCCAAATGCCACTTCACTGTGAGGGAGATACTTACTTCCCCACGCCCTATTTCTGTTTTTGACAGCTAGTATTACCAATACTCTCTAACTTTACGATTAGCTTAACCTTTAGTTACACTCATAAGACTGGCAATCTAAGAAACTAGGTTAGAGCAGCAAACTAGAAAGTAGAAAGCACAACTTGTAAACATCTGAGATTAGTTCCAACCCGATCACATCATAATCCGGCCATCATTTGGAAAATTGCTTACCATAAGAACAGCACTGAACCGTGTGAACAATGCACACGAACACGAATAGCACAAATAGAGAGCTCTGCCGAGTGAACAATAATTTCATCAAGCTTGTACCTTCCTCTACATTTATATTCTTAACAAAAACCAATGAATGTTACAATCACCTAGAAAACAGATCAATGAGCTCATAAAGAATTAGTATATTAGTCCACTCAGATAAGGGGCCTGAAGTGGTTGACAAAAAATGTTTCTGAGATTACTatagcacatatatatatatgcttttgTAATTAAACCTATCAATTTTCAGTATAATGATATGATCATTGGAAGCACTTTCATAAAGTTCTGTTCCACTCTCGGGCCTTACAAGCAAATGCAGATCAGTTTTGCAACATGATATGGCAGCTTGGAGATTTGGGATGTGTGCAGCATGGACACCAATTACCAATTGAAATCTGATTAAAAGATAACACATAGCCAAGTGCCTGACGATAATTTAAAGGCCGATATCTGAAATggaaaaaaacaaatgaaaaaagtAGTTAACAACGCATTATATAGACCAACATAATTGAGAATTCATTCAACTTTAGTAATATGATGTGaagatttttacaaaatatccTGACTTTGATTTTCACTATTTAGTAAACTCCCCAATCAATATATACAGATCTGTACATTATAATTCAATATATACAAATCTGTATATATGGCATTACCTTATGATTTAGCTTGAAATTACCTTATAATTTATGGCATCAGTCGTCCAAATAATATTCCGCTGAATATCATTGCGCCAAACCACTTATTGGATACAAACCTGATAAGAAAAATAAGAGGAATTTTATTGCCAATTGGCTCAGAATGAGTATCTgccataattaaaataatgtcaagcacccaaatacaaatttataatGTGCCAAAGTAAGAGGAATCGAGGATCTTGAACCATCAACCTTGAGGTTCTGTCATTTCCCTATTCTTGGTCTGTAATACTATTGAAGAGATTTAACAAGCTGTTTTTGAGGATCTACAACTCATGTGCGTGCAAACTTATTGTACGTTTATGTAACTATACTCACTTTCGATTACAGTCAGCTCGGGATGATAGGTCAACCGTCCAAATCTGCCATGCTAATTGGCCGGAGGCAGCCGTTAGAAATATGAAGTATGGCCATCCTGCCCCGTACAAAATACAAAAAGAGGATAGAGTTCTCACTGTCAGTATACTAAGTTGCTAGTGCTAAGTATGCAACATATGGAAAATCTTACCAATATTAGCATTAAATCCACTAAGAGTCAGGCCACCAATGCAAGCTGTTCCAAACCCGCTAATCCATTCTTTCGTGGTATCCCCAAACCGGAGAGCAGTGGATTTAACACCTACTTTCATATCGTCTTCTTTATCCTAGAGAAATTGCAATAGGAATagctatttaatttttttgtgccGGTGCATGATTTAGCGCATATTTACAGATCAAGATATTTGGCTATACTAGCTTGTGAGCGGTGTTTACAAGAACTAGGTGATGCATGGTTGCTGCAGACGCCCCTTTATTTTATTCCCACTCGTTCCTTGCTCTAAAGTGaccacaaataaaataaactcaCAAAGTCAGAGACACATATATGAATACCTGATGCGCATATATGGTATCATAGACAAGTGTCCAACACACTCCAGAAAGGTAAAGTGGGAACACTATGGTAGGATCAAGACTTCCTCTAATAGCAGCCCATCCCAACAAAGCACCCCAATTAAAAGTTAAACCAAGATAGGCTTGAGGCTGCACCATCattataattgataaatacAATCCGTGAGATGCATGAAACTTATAGTACTGTttaggcaaaaaaaaaagagtatataATGGAGGATATAGATTAGAGATGTTACCCAAAATGTAAACCGCTTCATGAGAGGATAAGTAAAGACCAGAAGCAAGGATGAAGCTCCTAACATTTGACTGTCATAATGAAGACAAATTACACACTTTAGTTATGTGGGTATGGACATAAAGGAATGTAAAGATATCTTAACAGCAGCAAAGTTAAGCGAAAACGCTGGTTTAGATTTTGCTGTTTTTTTAATAGTGATGGTGATATTACTATCGCAGTATCACTACTCAACACAGTATAATAAAAGTAGACATCTGTTCTTTCAATCTCTGTCACCCTGACTTGCCAAAAATATCTCCGTACCCAACCCATGCTATACACTGGACACTCGAACATGAAAGCATGCATGATTTTAAACACCAAAAAAGTGTAAATGAATTTGTTAATTTGGGACGCAAGCATAAGTATTTTAGATAACTTAATAATGCCTCTATAACATGAAGAAATTCCCATCATTCTGAGCTACAATACTGAAGCATCACTGGTTTCCTTAAGTTTCTATCAAAACTGAAATAACTTTCTTATGATAATAGCTATAGTAAAAATAGAATTAATGGAACAAACcaatcaaaaaattcaaaaggtAAACCTATAAGAATTCAATTGAAGGAGGATGCCAAGACCCAAAAACAGTTGGATTCCAAGAAAACAAAGCCCTTGAAACCTTGTCAAAGCACCACTTGCAATTGGTCTCAACCTTGTGCGTTCTACCTGCAATATGTAAAATTGTAAATTGAGAAAAACAGACACGTCTACAGACAACTAAAAAGGCTAATGGATCTATGCATGACCGGAGAATAAAATCTTTATTTCAGCATCTACAGTGACCTTCAATGACAAGCTATGAATAACTCAATAGAGAAAAATTAACAAGCAAATCATCTAGACAATACATGAACTTCAGTACTCCTGTGGTTTTCATGGTACAGAAAAGGACTTGAAAAATGCATACAGATATACTACCATCAGCCCAAGTATATGTGTTCCTATTTGCAAGAAGTCATCTAGAATTATAGCCCTTCGACAAAATTTGAGAATATAAATAGACATACTGCTTTTGTACAACAAAAAGAGATTTGTTTCGTTTTTCTATCAAAAGTGCATGCACAATTTTGTTCATGTATAGTTACATACAACCTTTATGATAAATTATGTATTTAGTCTGCCAaacttaattattaattacCTTTGTATCAATATCACGGTCAAGGAGATCATTTATTGTGCATCCTGCACCTCTTAGCAGAAAAGCCCCACAACCAAATAGGGCCATCATTTTAAAATCAGGAAAGCTCCCAGGCGATGCTGCCAAATTTATGGACCTAAACTAGCAAATGAGTAAACAAATCGAAATCAATTATATTCAAAACATCTAGTTGCAGGCTTACAGTGATGTAAAAGTATGAAGTTATACTACAGATTTCCTATTTC is a window from the Daucus carota subsp. sativus chromosome 8, DH1 v3.0, whole genome shotgun sequence genome containing:
- the LOC108199565 gene encoding 4-hydroxybenzoate polyprenyltransferase, mitochondrial isoform X3, with the protein product MMALFGCGAFLLRGAGCTINDLLDRDIDTKVERTRLRPIASGALTRFQGLCFLGIQLFLGLGILLQLNSYSQMLGASSLLLVFTYPLMKRFTFWPQAYLGLTFNWGALLGWAAIRGSLDPTIVFPLYLSGVCWTLVYDTIYAHQDKEDDMKVGVKSTALRFGDTTKEWISGFGTACIGGLTLSGFNANIGWPYFIFLTAASGQLAWQIWTVDLSSRADCNRKFVSNKWFGAMIFSGILFGRLMP
- the LOC108199565 gene encoding 4-hydroxybenzoate polyprenyltransferase, mitochondrial isoform X2, which translates into the protein MYVFRSINLAASPGSFPDFKMMALFGCGAFLLRGAGCTINDLLDRDIDTKVERTRLRPIASGALTRFQGLCFLGIQLFLGLGILLQLNSYSQMLGASSLLLVFTYPLMKRFTFWPQAYLGLTFNWGALLGWAAIRGSLDPTIVFPLYLSGVCWTLVYDTIYAHQDKEDDMKVGVKSTALRFGDTTKEWISGFGTACIGGLTLSGFNANIGWPYFIFLTAASGQLAWQIWTVDLSSRADCNRKFVSNKWFGAMIFSGILFGRLMP
- the LOC108199565 gene encoding 4-hydroxybenzoate polyprenyltransferase, mitochondrial isoform X1, with the translated sequence MALFRLCKATRRLRASTLSLQLTRPVLSPPIPNPKTPSHSSSQSFTTNLFNALPTHTCCLPNCIYIQENHNFRAFNSTQLVKNAGISTLGYEKKDENEKKEESKIKGCSWIDLYLPKNLAGYAHLARLDKPIGTWLLAWPCMWSINLAASPGSFPDFKMMALFGCGAFLLRGAGCTINDLLDRDIDTKVERTRLRPIASGALTRFQGLCFLGIQLFLGLGILLQLNSYSQMLGASSLLLVFTYPLMKRFTFWPQAYLGLTFNWGALLGWAAIRGSLDPTIVFPLYLSGVCWTLVYDTIYAHQDKEDDMKVGVKSTALRFGDTTKEWISGFGTACIGGLTLSGFNANIGWPYFIFLTAASGQLAWQIWTVDLSSRADCNRKFVSNKWFGAMIFSGILFGRLMP